Within Sulfolobales archaeon, the genomic segment TGCCTGGGAATGCTGCTATATCTTCAAGGCTTTTCGCCCCCTCCTTGGCATATGCTATGTTCATAAGAACCTCTGGCACCAATATATAGGTACACCTCTCTCTAGATAGATGCTCGTAGGCATTCTCAAGGGCTTTTATAACTCCGAAGCCTTGGGAGATCTGTATTAGCTCCGCACATATTCTACATTCAGGCGGTATCCCAGGATCTAGCTTTCTATGTGCATCGCATAACCTGAGCTCTGAGAGGGACCTCAATATATACTCTGTTAGGATTGCCATTACATCAACTTTTTTACCCTCCTTAGTTAGTGTGAGTACTCTGTCTATGAGAGATAAGAATTCCTTTCTATCTATGCCTGCACTCGAGATTCTCTCGAGAAGCTTCTCTTCATCATATACAGGGCTCTTGATATATATATTCACAGTTGGCTGTGAAACCCCTAGGAGCCTGGAAATATATATCTGTGTATATCCCTCGCTCCAAAGCCTTCTAGCTATTATCGCTTTTATCGGTGTGGATATATATTCATCTATCACTTCGAAGGGTAGTCTCAACCTTATCTATCCATAAATAGTATTATAGAGGACCTATTTATCAATCTATAGAGATGCCTATACAACAAAATAATTGGCGATCTAGATAATACCTCCTCAGCAACATTTACATAGGTATCACCTCAGAATCCACCTGATCATATGAGTATCTGCTGATACAGGCCCAAGCAATATAGCTATAGATAGTGGGCT encodes:
- a CDS encoding thiamine-phosphate synthase family protein, which gives rise to MRLPFEVIDEYISTPIKAIIARRLWSEGYTQIYISRLLGVSQPTVNIYIKSPVYDEEKLLERISSAGIDRKEFLSLIDRVLTLTKEGKKVDVMAILTEYILRSLSELRLCDAHRKLDPGIPPECRICAELIQISQGFGVIKALENAYEHLSRERCTYILVPEVLMNIAYAKEGAKSLEDIAAFPGRITRVGRGIAAVSKPAWGASRHLGRILLNITQARRDVRAIANIRVLKCVEVALKKLGIGYRVLGPREGYVGEDEIIGEVSRSLSKDGVDAVIDLGGLGIEPIAYIVGGDPIEVATRITDIARICSEELGIEC